AAGGCGACAAAATTGTGGTGGATGGTCAGGTACGGCTGGCTCCGGGCCTGATGGTCAAGATCATGGACTGAAACTTTACAGAAGCAAACCAGTGCCGCACACAACGGCCTGATATTTGCATATTTTCGGGCAATACCAACAGGCGGTCAATTTTTCCACATGGCCGCCGCGCGCTCAAGCGCGAGTGCAATGACGCAGCAAGGCGTCAAGCCTGAGGAGAAGCCCGATGGAACTGGAATTCCGTTTTCGCAATAATGATCTGGGGCCTGTTTTTCCTACCTTTCAGGAAAGGGTCAACTCCATGCTGCCCGTGAACAGGGCAGAAAGTACCCCCGCGGCCCCGGCAGCGCCCGCTGACGATGACGTCAACACCTCCGCCGCGCCGGTTCTGGAACAGACTGTTCCCGGCACCCCGCACATGCTCAATTCTGATGAAATGCGTCAGGCCCTTGCTCAGGTGGAGCAGGAAGCCATGCAGCACAGTCAGGATCTTGTGCAGGTGCATAGCGGCCTGAACGAACAGCGCGTTGCGCGTTTGCTGGGCCTGCTGGACTAGACCGGGGCTGTCCTCGCCCCAACGGAGCAATTTCTAACGAGAATTGCTCGCCCTTGTATTTCGCCGGATGGCAAATTGCTCAAACAAAAGCCGTTCCCACCTTTTTCGGCAAGGAACGGCTTTTGTCGTTGGTCAAAATCCTTTTGGCGTGCGCTGTACAGGCTATTCCTGAATGAGTGCCCGCACGTTTCCGAGCAGCAGGCAACAAAGAGCCAACATCTCGCGGTAAAACACCGTATTGGCGCATTCCGAAGCCTTTTTCAGGCAGTCTCCAGCCCAGGCCAGGATGTGCTCGTCCATAAAAGCCGCCAGCGCAGCCTCCGGGGATTGCCCCTGGCTTGAGGCAACGGCCCCGTCCATGTTCTGCACAAGAAAAAGAATGAAGGCCAGTTCCAGCCCCAGATGGTCCTCGGGCTCGTGCCCGTCCCGCTCTGCGGCAATGCCCCACTCCCTGTAGCTGTCGCGCACTTCCTGGGTTCTGCGGCCAAAAAGCAGACGGTCTTTCTCCCGCCACACGGATTCCCACGGCGCGGCGGCAGGCTGCGGCCCGGAAAACAGGGCCAGATGATCCATGTGCAGATCCAGATACAGCGCGCGGCAGGAGTCCTGCGCCGCCTCTGCCGGATAGGCTGCCGTAAGGGCGGCAGTGCGGCCCTCCGGATCAAGAACCTCGCCCCAAAGCTTTTCAGCCAGCTCTGAAGGCCTGAAACATGCCCAAGCACCAAAGCCTTGCAAAAGCCCGCCGCCAATGACGCCGCGCAGCAGGTCTTCATTTGGCGAATTCTGGAAAATGCGGCTGCAAAACTGCAAGGCCACAACGTATTGCGTCAACTGTTCCTGTTCCATATGTATTGATGCGGGGGCCATCTGGCCCCCGTAGAGTTTGCCGTGCCTACATGCCCAGGCGTGAATAGGAAAGATAGAAAACAAGCCGCCCGAACACTTCTCCCAGAACAATCAGGAAAAATGCGGGAACCGCCAGCGCCGGACGAAATCCTTTGCCCTGCATGCCACGGGCCGCAGCCAGAGCCAGCAGCACAACGCCCAGACCCGATGCCAGCGCGTGCAATCCGTGCGACCATGCAATGCACGCCGGAGGCAGCAGGCGGGAACCCGGATTGACAAGGGCAGACTGCTCAGGCATTGCCAGCGGCAAGCTCACGGCCATAAGCACAAGGCCCAGTACCGTCCACACAAGGCAGGGGCCCAGTGCGCGCACGGGTGCGGATTCCTTGCGCAGGCTCAGCACCACGCCATGCCAGGATCCGCCGAGCAGACATGTGGAAGCCAAAAAGGCTGTAAAAACGCCCCAGTTGCGCCAGCCGGGCATTGTGGCCTGATTGTAAACGCAGCTCATGACGAACAGCAGCGCTATGCCGCACAGGCCCGCCACGATCATGGCTTTCTTCTCGCCATCCACCGCATGCTTTTTGCGCCCGACCACCACCAGCCACAGCAGGGCAATCCCCACAAGGCCGATCATGAGAATTTCGCGGCTGAGCCACGACTGCGTCACGTGCAGCAAGGTAAAGGGTGCATGCAGGGGCGTGCCCAGATGCACAAAACTGATGATCACGGCCACGGCAAACAGAAGCAGGGCCGCCACATTCTGCCGCCGCACGCCTTCGCGCAGTGCGCGGTCGGCTTCGTTGCCAAGCACGCACTTGCCCACCAGCACCATGCCCACGGCCATCTGCACCAGCAAGGTGAAGAATACCAGTGGAAATTCCTGAAGATACTCCATGTTACATTTCCTCCGGATTACGGATGCTGCCCATGTTGCTGCCCACAGGCTGCGCATTGTGGGGCGGCGTAATCACAAGACAGGGGGAGGTCACGCTCTGCTCCGGCAGCGGAGCCACATGCACGGCATCGCCGAACTGCTTTTTCAGGTCTTCATATTCGCCAAAGTGGATGGCCCGCATGGGGCAGGCTTCCACGCACAGGGGTTTGAGCCCGGCTGCCAGCCTGTCCTTGCAGAAATCGCACTTGGTCATTCTGCCCATCTGCTTGTCATACTGAGGGGCGGAATAAGGGCAGTTCCACTCGCAATAGCGGCACCCCACGCACTTGTCGGGGTCCACGCTCACAATGCCCTGCTCGTCCTTGTGCATGGCTGTGGTGGGGCAAACCTTCACGCACACGGGGTTCTGACAGTGGTTGCAACTGACGGACGTATAGTAGGAAAACACGTTCTGATCGAACGTACCGTTGGCGCGGCGCACCCACTTGCCGCCCGTGTACTCCGCCACGCGCCGCCACATGACGCCCTGGGGCAGGTCATGGCCGTCGATGCAGGCCACCATGCATGTTTTGCAGCCCGTGCAGGCTGTCATATCTATATAA
The window above is part of the uncultured Desulfovibrio sp. genome. Proteins encoded here:
- a CDS encoding DmsC/YnfH family molybdoenzyme membrane anchor subunit, with the translated sequence MEYLQEFPLVFFTLLVQMAVGMVLVGKCVLGNEADRALREGVRRQNVAALLLFAVAVIISFVHLGTPLHAPFTLLHVTQSWLSREILMIGLVGIALLWLVVVGRKKHAVDGEKKAMIVAGLCGIALLFVMSCVYNQATMPGWRNWGVFTAFLASTCLLGGSWHGVVLSLRKESAPVRALGPCLVWTVLGLVLMAVSLPLAMPEQSALVNPGSRLLPPACIAWSHGLHALASGLGVVLLALAAARGMQGKGFRPALAVPAFFLIVLGEVFGRLVFYLSYSRLGM
- a CDS encoding DMSO/selenate family reductase complex B subunit codes for the protein MKQPAFYIDMTACTGCKTCMVACIDGHDLPQGVMWRRVAEYTGGKWVRRANGTFDQNVFSYYTSVSCNHCQNPVCVKVCPTTAMHKDEQGIVSVDPDKCVGCRYCEWNCPYSAPQYDKQMGRMTKCDFCKDRLAAGLKPLCVEACPMRAIHFGEYEDLKKQFGDAVHVAPLPEQSVTSPCLVITPPHNAQPVGSNMGSIRNPEEM
- a CDS encoding molecular chaperone; this translates as MAPASIHMEQEQLTQYVVALQFCSRIFQNSPNEDLLRGVIGGGLLQGFGAWACFRPSELAEKLWGEVLDPEGRTAALTAAYPAEAAQDSCRALYLDLHMDHLALFSGPQPAAAPWESVWREKDRLLFGRRTQEVRDSYREWGIAAERDGHEPEDHLGLELAFILFLVQNMDGAVASSQGQSPEAALAAFMDEHILAWAGDCLKKASECANTVFYREMLALCCLLLGNVRALIQE
- a CDS encoding pseudouridine synthase, with the protein product MELEFRFRNNDLGPVFPTFQERVNSMLPVNRAESTPAAPAAPADDDVNTSAAPVLEQTVPGTPHMLNSDEMRQALAQVEQEAMQHSQDLVQVHSGLNEQRVARLLGLLD